A single region of the Salvia splendens isolate huo1 chromosome 18, SspV2, whole genome shotgun sequence genome encodes:
- the LOC121777177 gene encoding protein transport protein SEC23-like, with amino-acid sequence MAAPELAQTEPEGIEGVRMTWLNWPRSKVEASKCVIPIAASIQPIRPHVDLQILPYAPLRCKTCSAVLNPFCRVDFTALIWICPFCFQRNQFPHYYSSISETNVPAELYPNFPSVEYSIQNPQDFNPAAAPSPIFLFVLDTCMIEEELEFAKSALKRAIGMLPENAMVGFVSYGTQVQVHELGFSEMSKVYVFRGSKDITKDQVLEQLGLAVPGNRRAGPGMQKSGGVPSPVAGAGPNTGINRFLLPASECDYTLDSLLDELVTDQWPMAPGNRALRCTGVALSVSTGLLGASTSGTGARIILLVGGPCTEGPGSIVSKDLSDPVRSHKDLDKDAAPFFKKAVHFYHELGKQLVSQGHVLDVFASALDQVGIAEMKIAIEKTGGLVVLAESFGHSVFKDSFKRIFEVGEQSLGLAFNGTLEINCSKDIKVQGIIGPCTSLEKKGPAVANTVIGQGNTTAWKMCGLDKSTCLTVFFDVSSSEKSDPSGSSQLYIQFLTSYQSSDGQMRLRVTTVTRNWVAGSEDLVQGFDQEVAAVVMARLASYKMEIEEGFDATRWLDRNLIRLCSKFGDYRKDDPASFTLNPCFSLFPQFMFNLRRSQFVQAFNNSPDETAYFRILLNRESISNAVVMIQPSLISYAFSSLPAPAFLDVQSIAPDCILLLDSYFSVVIFHGMSIAQWRNMGCQNQPEHEAFAMLLQAPQEDAQLIIRDRFPVPRLVVCDQHGSQARFLLAKLNPSATYSSAQEMMQTGSDVIFTDDVSLQVFIDHLQRLAVQAS; translated from the exons ATGGCCGCGCCGGAGCTAGCTCAAACCGAACCAGAGGGAATCGAAGGAGTCCGGATGACGTGGCTGAATTGGCCGCGATCGAAGGTGGAGGCGTCCAAGTGCGTGATCCCAATCGCAGCCTCAATCCAGCCGATCCGCCCCCACGTGGATCTGCAGATCCTCCCCTACGCGCCGCTCCGATGCAAGACGTGCTCCGCCGTGCTAAACCCCTTCTGCCGAGTTGATTTCACTGCCCTCATATGGATCTGTCCATTCTGCTTTCAGAGGAACCAGTTCCCGCATTATTATTCATCGATATCGGAGACGAATGTGCCTGCCGAATTGTACCCCAATTTCCCGTCAGTTGAATATTCGATCCAGAACCCGCAGGATTTCAACCCGGCTGCGGCGCCTTCTCCGATTTTTTTGTTTGTGCTGGATACGTGCATGATCGAGGAGGAGTTGGAGTTTGCCAAATCTGCGCTGAAGCGGGCGATTGGGATGCTGCCAGAAAATGCTATGGTTGGGTTTGTATCGTATGGCACGCAGGTGCAGGTGCACGAATTGGGGTTCTCGGAAATGTCAAAGGTGTATGTTTTTAGGGGATCGAAGGACATCACAAAAGATCAGGTCTTGGAGCAATTGGGCCTTGCTGTGCCGGGCAATAGGCGGGCTGGCCCGGGCATGCAGAAGAGTGGCGGTGTCCCGAGCCCTGTGGCTGGAGCTGGGCCAAACACGGGTATCAATAGATTTTTGTTACCCGCATCCGAATGCGACTACACACTTGATTCA TTGTTGGACGAGTTAGTGACCGATCAGTGGCCGATGGCCCCAGGTAATAGGGCATTGCGGTGTACGGGAGTTGCATTGAGTGTTTCCACTGGACTTCTAGGGGCATCAACATCAGGGACAGGTGCAAGGATTATTTTATTGGTAGGAGGTCCATGCACAGAAGGTCCTGGATCG ATTGTCTCAAAAGATCTGTCTGATCCAGTCCGTTCACATAAAGATCTTGACAAGGACGCAGCACCCTTCTTTAAGAAAGCAGTCCATTTCTACCATGAACTTGGGAAACAGTTAGTTAGTCAAGGACATGTGTTGGATGTCTTTGCCTCTGCTCTCGATCAG GTTGGGATTGCTGAAATGAAGATTGCCATTGAAAAAACTGGTGGACTTGTTGTTTTGGCTGAAAGTTTTGGCCACTCTGTCTTCAAGGATTCGTTCAAGCGCATATTTGAAGTTGGAGAGCAGTCATTGGGGCTTGCATTCAA TGGTACGCTGGAGATCAACTGCTCAAAGGATATCAAAGTCCAAGGGATCATTGGTCCATGTACCTCACTTGAGAAG AAAGGGCCTGCTGTTGCTAACACAGTTATAGGACAGGGCAATACTACAGCTTGGAAGATGTGTGGCCTTGACAAAAGTACGTGCCTGACGGTTTTCTTTGACGTTTCATCCAGTGAAAAGTCTGATCCTTCAGGGTCAAGTCAATTATACATACAGTTCCTTACTAG TTATCAAAGCTCTGATGGCCAGATGAGGCTGAGGGTCACAACTGTTACACGGAATTGGGTGGCAGGCAGTGAG GATTTAGTTCAAGGATTTGATCAAGAGGTTGCTGCTGTAGTAATGGCCAGACTAGCTTCTTATAAAATGGAAATAGAG GAAGGTTTTGATGCGACAAGATGGTTAGATAGGAATTTGATACGCTTGTGTTCCAAATTTGGGGACTATCGCAAAGATGATCCTGCCTCGTTCACCTTAAACCCCTGTTTTTCGTTGTTTCCTCAGTTCATGTTCAATCTGCGACGGTCACAGTTTGTACAG GCGTTTAACAATAGTCCGGATGAGACTGCCTATTTCCGTATTTTGTTGAACCGAGAGAGTATTAGCAATGCTGTAGTCATGATTCAACCATCACTGATATCATATGCATTTAGTTCACTTCCTGCACCTGCTTTTCTTGATGTACAATCCATTGCACCAGATTGTATTCTCCTGCTGGACTCTTATTTTAGTGTCGTTATATTTCACGGAATGAGTATAGCTCAGTGGAGGAATATGGGTTGCCAGAACCAGCCAGAACATGAG GCCTTTGCTATGTTGTTACAAGCTCCACAAGAGGATGCCCAATTGATAATTCGTGACCGTTTTCCTGTACCAAGGCTTGTGGTGTGTGATCAGCATGGTTCCCAG GCAAGGTTTTTGCTGGCAAAGTTGAATCCTTCAGCCACCTACAGTAGTGCACAAGAAATGATGCAGACCGGTTCAGATGTCATCTTCACCGATGATGTAAGTCTACAAGTATTCATCGATCACCTTCAGAGGCTTGCAGTTCAAGCTTCTTAA
- the LOC121775702 gene encoding uncharacterized protein LOC121775702, whose translation MLGSLGCMHWKWQNCPTGWSSSRSGRSGNPTIILEAIADYDLWIWHAYFGFPNTSNDVDVNVSASSNLLYNLTQGIAPIAHYVIQGKEYNMGYYLADSIYPKWSTIVQTIEEPRYPKTEYFAMKQEACKKDLERAIGVLQARFTIVVGPVRDWDKEALRDIMITCIILHNMIVEDERDFTSPIEVAREAPKPEVEMATNQDARFQEYLSWYEAIRTKNAHLELQNALVDHLWERSS comes from the coding sequence ATGTTGGGCAGTTTAGGTTGTATGCATTGGAAATGGCAAAATTGTCCTACCGGGTGGAGTAGTTCACGTTCAGGTCGTAGTGGAAATCCTACGATTATTCTTGAAGCTATAGCGGATTATGATCtttggatatggcatgcttattttggattCCCTAACACCAGCAACGATGTTGATGTGAATGTGTCAGCTTCATCTAATCTTTTATATAATCTCACTCAAGGTATTGCTCCTATAGCTCATTATGTTATTCAAGGAAAAGAATACAATATGGGTTATTACTTAGCTGACAGTATATATCCGAAATGGTCTACGATTGTGCAAACAATTGAAGAGCCTCGTTATCCAAAGACGGAATATTTTGCAATGAAACAAGAAGCATGCAAAAAAGATTTAGAACGCGCTATTGGTGTTCTTCAGGCACGTTTTACAATTGTGGTAGGACCTGTGCGTGATTGGGATAAAGAAGCATTGCGTGACATAATGATTACATGTATAAttttgcacaacatgatagttgaAGATGAGCGCGATTTTACTTCTCCAATTGAAGTTGCTAGAGAGGCGCCAAAACCAGAAGTTGAGATGGCAACCAATCAAGATGCTCGGTTTCAAGAGTACTTGTCTTGGTATGAAGCGATAAGAACTAAAAATGCTCATCTAGAACTCCAAAATGCTTTAGTTGATCATTTATGGGAACGCTCTAGTTGA
- the LOC121775715 gene encoding UDP-glycosyltransferase 75C1-like, translating to MENHHVLIVTLPAQGHINPSLQFAKKLIKTGVHVTFATSLSARRRMAETAANKGLNLLTFSDGYDDGYKLSDDTKKFMTSIRSNGSKALRDAIAAAAEEGRPVTCLIYTILLPWATEVARELHIPSTLLWIQPATVFSIYYHFFNGFSDEITQKSDNPGWKIEIPGAPPLSKTDLPTFLLPSSSSEALAAFMQQFEALDAEPSKPKVFVNTFDSLEAEALTAIDRYELVGVGPLIPSAFIGGEDSWEKSFVVDFFEKSEGCIEWLNSKPQSSVVYVSFGSLLRLPKAQMEEIAAGLLRSGRPFLWVMRGEEKEKESEKLSCLEDLDKIGKIVTWCSQLEVLTHPSLGCFVTHCGWNSTLESLSCGVPVVAFPRWTDQGTNAKMIEDVWRIGARVRANEDGIVESEEIWRCVEEVMDGGVKSVEFRQNANKWKGLAREAAAENGSSTMNLKVFLNQAC from the coding sequence ATGGAAAACCACCACGTGCTCATAGTAACCTTGCCAGCACAAGGCCACATCAACCCTTCCCTCCAATTTGCCAAGAAGCTCATAAAAACGGGCGTCCACGTCACCTTCGCCACCAGCCTCTCCGCGCGGCGGCGCATGGCGGAGACCGCCGCCAACAAGGGCCTAAACCTCCTCACATTCTCCGACGGATACGACGACGGTTACAAGCTCAGCGACGACACCAAAAAATTCATGACTAGTATACGAAGCAACGGCTCCAAGGCCTTGAGAGACGCCATCGCCGCCGCAGCGGAGGAGGGCCGCCCCGTCACGTGCCTAATCTACACTATCCTCCTCCCCTGGGCGACGGAGGTGGCGCGTGAGCTCCATATCCCCAGCACGCTCCTCTGGATCCAACCGGCCACCGTCTTCAGCATATACTACCACTTTTTCAACGGATTTTCCGACGAAATCACCCAAAAATCGGATAATCCAGGCTGGAAAATCGAAATCCCCGGAGCTCCGCCGCTCTCGAAAACCGACCTTCCCACCTTCCTCCTCCCTTCTTCGTCCTCGGAAGCGCTTGCGGCGTTTATGCAGCAGTTCGAAGCGCTCGATGCCGAGCCGAGCAAGCCGAAGGTGTTCGTCAACACCTTTGACTCGCTCGAGGCAGAAGCGCTCACTGCGATCGACCGCTACGAGCTGGTCGGAGTCGGACCGCTGATTCCATCCGCTTTCATCGGCGGAGAGGATTCGTGGGAGAAGTCGTTCGTCGTCGACTTCTTCGAGAAATCCGAAGGCTGCATCGAGTGGCTGAACTCGAAGCCGCAGTCGTCGGTGGTCTACGTGTCGTTCGGGAGCCTGCTGAGGCTCCCGAAGGCACAGATGGAGGAGATCGCGGCCGGCCTCCTTCGCTCTGGGAGGCCGTTTCTGTGGGTAATGCGAGgcgaggagaaggagaaggagagtGAGAAGCTGAGCTGCTTAGAAGATTTGGATAAGATTGGGAAAATCGTGACGTGGTGCTCCCAGCTAGAGGTGCTGACGCACCCCTCGCTGGGATGCTTTGTCACGCACTGTGGGTGGAATTCGACTCTGGAGAGCCTGTCGTGTGGGGTCCCGGTTGTCGCGTTCCCTCGATGGACGGATCAGGGGACGAATGCGAAGATGATAGAGGATGTTTGGAGGATTGGGGCTAGGGTTAGAGCTAATGAGGATGGGATTGTGGAGAGTGAGGAGATTTGGAGGTGTGTTGAGGAAGTGATGGATGGTGGAGTCAAGAGTGTGGAATTCAGGCAAAATGCTAATAAATGGAAGGGATTGGCCAGAGAAGCTGCGGCGGAAAATGGATCTTCCACCATGAATTTGAAGGTGTTTTTAAATCAAGCATGTTGA